A region from the Stutzerimonas stutzeri genome encodes:
- the glsB gene encoding glutaminase B, with the protein MQNLLNEILEEVRPLLGQGKVASYIPALADVPANQLGIAVCSAEGELFYAGDAKTPFSIQSISKVFSLVQAIQHGGESLWERLGHEPSGQPFNSLVQLEFERGRPRNPFINAGALVICDINQSRFAVPALSMRDFVRHLSGNPQIVSDTRVADSEYQHRARNAAMAYLMQAFGNFHNDVEAVLRSYFHHCALRMNCIDLARAFGFLARDGACLDGGEPVLSPRQAKQVNAIMATSGLYDEAGNFAYRVGLPGKSGVGGGIVAVVPGRFTVCVWSPELNQAGNSLIGMAALEKLSQRIGWSIF; encoded by the coding sequence ATGCAGAACCTGTTGAACGAGATACTCGAAGAGGTCCGCCCACTGCTCGGCCAAGGCAAGGTGGCCAGTTACATCCCGGCGTTGGCGGACGTTCCGGCAAACCAGCTCGGCATTGCCGTTTGCAGCGCCGAGGGCGAGCTGTTTTACGCCGGCGACGCGAAGACGCCGTTTTCGATCCAGAGCATCTCCAAGGTGTTCAGTCTGGTCCAGGCGATCCAGCACGGCGGCGAGTCGCTGTGGGAGCGGCTGGGGCACGAGCCGTCCGGGCAGCCGTTCAATTCGCTGGTGCAGCTGGAGTTCGAGCGTGGCCGGCCGCGCAATCCGTTCATCAACGCCGGGGCGCTGGTGATCTGCGACATCAATCAATCACGTTTCGCCGTGCCGGCACTGTCGATGCGCGACTTCGTGCGGCACCTCTCGGGCAACCCGCAAATCGTGTCCGATACCCGTGTCGCCGACTCCGAATATCAGCATCGCGCACGAAACGCGGCGATGGCCTACCTGATGCAGGCCTTCGGCAACTTCCACAACGACGTCGAAGCCGTACTGCGTAGCTATTTCCATCACTGTGCGCTGCGCATGAACTGCATCGACCTGGCTCGCGCATTCGGTTTCCTGGCCCGCGACGGCGCCTGTCTGGACGGCGGCGAGCCGGTACTCAGCCCGCGGCAAGCGAAGCAGGTCAACGCGATCATGGCCACCAGCGGGCTTTACGACGAGGCCGGCAACTTCGCCTACCGGGTCGGGTTGCCGGGCAAGAGCGGCGTCGGTGGCGGCATCGTCGCGGTGGTGCCCGGGCGTTTCACCGTCTGCGTCTGGTCACCGGAGTTGAATCAGGCCGGCAACTCGCTGATCGGCATGGCCGCCTTGGAGAAACTATCGCAGCGCATCGGCTGGTCTATCTTCTGA